In the genome of Oncorhynchus keta strain PuntledgeMale-10-30-2019 unplaced genomic scaffold, Oket_V2 Un_contig_14650_pilon_pilon, whole genome shotgun sequence, the window CGTACGAAGCAGCCGCTGACGGTCTTCTGGAAGAACGGCATGTGGCACCAGCGCTCCAGTTTGTGGCGAGACAGGCGGACGCGGTTCAGCTCGTCTGGCAGCGACACGGGCTGAGACTTTGGTGGAGTCTCCTCTTTCCTGGAAACAGCCCGAgacagaaaacatagaaacattggTCACTGATCGTTGGTCACTGATCGTTGGTCACTGATCGTTGGTCACTGATCGTTGGTCACTGATCGTTGGTCACTGATCGCTGGTCACTGATCGTTGGTCACTGATCGCTGGTCACTGATCGCTGGTCACTGATCGCTGGTCAAGCAGAAAGGTTTCAAATagtcaaaaaatatatatcttttttgCTAAGTTACAAGGTTACTGAAATGGGATTTCTTAGACCAACTAAATCTTCAAGACCAAATTCAATATAAAGTAATATAGACCTATTAAGGAACTACTAATTTGCAGTGTTTAACATTGAGCTCCAGTACTACCAGGAACactttaataaaaaatataaaataaacccACAGCTGATGGACAGATACTCACTCTTCGTCTTCGGAATAAGATGAAGAGCGTGAACTGCGATCGCTCTTTACTGAGGAtttgtcttcctcctcttcctcctcctcctcgtcgtcAGAGTACACCTCGCTGGTCTTCAGAGGCTGCCGCTTCGGCAGGAGCTCCGCTGTCCTCgttttcttcttctccctctccgcTTTCAGTTCCTCCATGGCCTGAGACTTTTTATCCAGCTTCTCATCCCGTttagttctcctctccttgttgtGGGACATAACCTGCAGGAGAATGTAGTCACAAAGTACCTGTAAGGACTATGGAACAcaatgtggtgtgttttgtttaAAATATACAGCACATTGGGAAAGTATTTAAAATGACTTTctccacattgtgttacattacagcctaattctaaaatggattaaataatttttcacccctcatcaatctacacacaataccccataatgacatcacaatacctcataatgacatcacaataccccataatggcatcacaataccccataatgacatcacaataccccataatggcagaGCGGAAACAGTTTTTTTTATAACTTTTagcaaatatattttaaaaaaacaaacagaaattgcttatttacataagtattcagaccctttgctatgagacttcaAATTTAGCTCAGGTTCCtggttccattgatcatccttgagatatttctacaacttgattggagtccatctgtggtaaatgcaattgattggacatgatttggaaaggcacacacctgtctatataaaggtcccacagttgacatggTTTGTTTTTTTGTGCAGACATGCAGGATAGAGGTTGAAAtaattgtgtcaaggcacagacctggggaagagtaccaacaaatgtctgcagcattgaatttccccaagaacacagtagcatCACATCATtgcatttaagtcatttagcagacactcttatccagagcgacttacaaattggtgcattcaccttatgccatccagtggaacagccactttacaatagtgcatccaaatctttagggggtgagaaggattactttaacctatcctaggtattccttaggGTCATTCGTGGCCTCCACGGaactggaagaagtttggaaccaccaagactcttcctatagctggttacccagccaaactgaccaatcagggagaagggccttggtcagggaggttaccaagaatctgatggtcactctgacagagctctagagatcctctgtggagatgggagaaacttccagaaggacaaccatctctgcagcactccaccaatcaggcctttatggtagactggccagatggaagccactcctcagtaaaaggcacattacagtCCGCTTGTAGTTTGGCAAAAGCCACCTaataactctcagaccatgagaaacaagattctctggtctgatgaaacaaagattgaactccttggcctcGAATGCCAAGTATCATgtcaggaggaaacctggcaccatgatgtcatcatcatcatcatcatgctgtgggggatggttttcagctgcagggactgggagactagtcaggatcgagggaaagatgaacagagaaaagtacagagagaaccttgatgaaaacctgctccagagcactcaggacctcagactggggcgatggttcaccttccaacagacgaatgacactaaaacacacagccaagacaaagcaggagtggcttcgggacaagtctctgaatgtccttgagttgcccagccttgaacccaatcgaacatctctgaagagacctgaaaatagctgtgcagcgacgctccccatccaaacctgacagagcttgagaggatctgcagagaagaatggaagaaactccccaaatacaggtgtgccaagcttgtagcgtcatacccaagaagacttgagactgtaatcgctgccaaaggtgcttcaacaaagcactgagtagaaggtctgaatacttatgcaaat includes:
- the LOC127918621 gene encoding RNA polymerase-associated protein RTF1 homolog, which gives rise to MRKNGRSERDHPVIMKTGLHQDLQVVMSHNKERRTKRDEKLDKKSQAMEELKAEREKKKTRTAELLPKRQPLKTSEVYSDDEEEEEEEEDKSSVKSDRSSRSSSYSEDEEKEETPPKSQPVSLPDELNRVRLSRHKLERWCHMPFFQKTVSGCFVRIGIGSSSSKPVYRVAEIVDVVETAKVYQLGTTRTNKGLQLQHGGDTRVFRLEFVSNQSSQKTSS